A genomic region of Marinobacter sp. NP-4(2019) contains the following coding sequences:
- a CDS encoding DUF6901 family protein, which produces MNVNYNFRFQDGRQVEFKVTNQPAEVVSPIPSWARLEHCQCTNCPLKPADSPHCPAATEILPVVNAFQAEEAYQKVEVTVTDERRTYSKSTSLEEALRSLLGLKMATSGCPVLGELKSMAIHHLPFANTDEFIMRSVSHYLLQQYFARRNHREPDWELKGLVERNQRLQLVNQALWQRIHSVCKGDSNLKALLNFFSMASSVSFSLESQLRKLESRMEGGG; this is translated from the coding sequence ATGAACGTTAATTACAATTTCAGGTTTCAGGACGGTCGGCAGGTTGAGTTCAAGGTAACAAACCAGCCCGCCGAGGTTGTTTCTCCGATACCGTCCTGGGCTCGCCTTGAACATTGCCAATGTACAAACTGTCCTCTGAAACCGGCGGACTCTCCCCATTGTCCCGCAGCGACGGAGATACTGCCGGTGGTCAACGCTTTCCAGGCGGAGGAAGCGTACCAGAAGGTCGAGGTAACGGTGACCGATGAGCGCCGCACCTATTCCAAATCCACCTCCCTGGAGGAAGCCTTGCGGTCCCTGCTCGGGCTGAAAATGGCAACCAGTGGCTGCCCGGTTTTGGGGGAGCTCAAATCCATGGCGATTCACCACCTGCCGTTTGCCAATACCGATGAGTTCATCATGAGAAGCGTCTCCCATTACCTGCTCCAGCAATATTTTGCCCGGCGCAATCATCGGGAACCTGATTGGGAACTCAAGGGACTGGTGGAAAGAAACCAGCGTTTGCAGCTGGTAAACCAGGCGTTGTGGCAACGGATTCATTCGGTATGCAAAGGGGACAGCAACCTGAAGGCGTTGCTGAACTTCTTTTCCATGGCGTCGAGCGTCAGCTTCTCCCTCGAAAGCCAGTTAAGGAAACTTGAAAGCAGGATGGAGGGTGGAGGGTAA
- a CDS encoding universal stress protein, with amino-acid sequence MSTYQKMLVAIDLTEEAPQVLNKAQEISKAHGAELLLVHVVEPVGYAYGGDIPMDLTELQDQLDKAAREQLAAYGNQYGVTSDNQVITVGRPESEIHRLAKEQNVDLIIVGSHGRKGFQLLLGSTANGVLHGTECDVLAVRIH; translated from the coding sequence ATGTCGACCTATCAGAAGATGCTGGTGGCCATAGACCTGACAGAAGAAGCCCCGCAGGTTCTTAACAAGGCACAGGAAATCAGCAAGGCCCATGGTGCTGAACTGCTGCTGGTGCACGTCGTGGAACCCGTTGGCTATGCCTATGGCGGTGACATCCCGATGGATTTGACAGAGCTGCAGGATCAACTGGACAAGGCTGCCAGGGAGCAACTGGCTGCCTATGGTAACCAGTACGGTGTTACCAGCGACAATCAGGTGATAACGGTGGGCAGGCCGGAGTCCGAAATCCACAGACTGGCGAAAGAACAGAATGTTGATCTGATTATCGTTGGCAGCCATGGCCGCAAAGGCTTTCAGTTATTGCTGGGTTCAACCGCCAACGGTGTACTTCACGGCACCGAGTGCGATGTCCTCGCCGTCCGGATTCACTGA
- the fadB gene encoding fatty acid oxidation complex subunit alpha FadB: MIYEGKAITVKEIEGGIAQLNFDLQGESVNKFNRLTIEELGAAAEALKSQKNLKGLVVTSSKDSFIVGADITEFTELFAGSEEDLVANNLKANEVFNAIEDLPFPTVTAINGIALGGGFEMCLATDYRVMAPKAKVGLPEVKLGIFPGFGGTVRLSRLVGVDNAIEWISGGTENRADAALKVGAVDAVVEADKLVEAAVAIINQCNEGKLNNEARREEKKGKIKLNAMESMMAFEISKAFVAGKAGKNYPAPVEAIKVMQKHAGMTRDKAIEVEAKGFAKMAKTNVAACLVGLFLNDQALKKKASAWEKEAADVKLAAVLGAGIMGGGVAYQSALKGTPIIMKDINQDGIALGLKEAKKLLTKRVDKGKMDAGKMADVLNSITPTLNYGDFKNVDLVVEAVVENPKVKDAVLRETEEMVRDDAILTSNTSTISIDLLAKNLKRPENFCGMHFFNPVHMMPLVEVIRGSKTSDRAIATTVAYAKAMGKTPIVVNDCPGFLVNRVLFPYFGGFAGLLRDGADFQKVDKVMEKFGWPMGPAYLLDVVGMDTAKHADEVMAEGFPDRMKSDFKSGVEVMFENNRYGQKNDKGFYKYELDRKGKQKKVVDEEVYKLLEPVVQGKNEFSDEDIIARMMIPLCLETVRCLEDGIVEDPADADMGLIFGIGFPPFRGGALRYIDDMGVDKFVELADKFADLGPLYHPTEKLREMAKTGEKFFG; encoded by the coding sequence ATGATTTACGAAGGTAAAGCCATCACGGTTAAAGAGATCGAAGGCGGGATCGCTCAGTTGAACTTTGACTTGCAGGGCGAGTCAGTCAACAAGTTCAACCGTCTCACCATCGAAGAACTGGGCGCCGCAGCTGAAGCACTCAAATCCCAGAAGAATCTGAAAGGGCTGGTGGTAACCAGCTCCAAGGACAGCTTTATTGTCGGTGCTGACATCACCGAGTTTACCGAGCTGTTTGCCGGTTCCGAAGAAGACCTCGTTGCCAACAACCTTAAGGCCAACGAAGTTTTCAACGCTATTGAAGACCTGCCGTTCCCGACGGTTACCGCCATCAACGGTATCGCACTGGGTGGCGGTTTCGAGATGTGCCTGGCAACTGACTACCGTGTTATGGCTCCGAAGGCCAAGGTAGGTCTGCCAGAGGTCAAACTTGGCATCTTCCCCGGCTTCGGCGGCACCGTGCGTCTGTCCCGTCTGGTGGGCGTGGACAATGCCATCGAGTGGATCAGCGGTGGCACCGAAAATCGCGCTGACGCTGCTCTGAAAGTAGGCGCTGTTGATGCCGTTGTAGAAGCCGACAAGCTGGTAGAAGCGGCTGTTGCCATTATCAATCAGTGCAACGAAGGCAAGCTGAACAACGAGGCCCGTCGCGAAGAGAAGAAGGGCAAGATCAAGCTCAATGCCATGGAAAGCATGATGGCGTTCGAGATTTCCAAGGCGTTCGTTGCTGGCAAGGCCGGCAAGAACTATCCGGCGCCGGTGGAAGCCATCAAGGTGATGCAGAAGCACGCCGGTATGACCCGTGACAAGGCAATCGAGGTGGAAGCCAAGGGCTTTGCCAAGATGGCCAAGACCAACGTCGCGGCCTGCCTGGTTGGCCTGTTCCTGAACGACCAGGCGCTCAAGAAGAAAGCCAGCGCCTGGGAGAAGGAAGCCGCTGACGTGAAACTGGCCGCTGTACTGGGTGCCGGCATCATGGGTGGTGGTGTTGCTTATCAGTCCGCACTGAAAGGCACGCCGATTATCATGAAGGACATCAACCAGGATGGTATCGCCCTGGGCCTGAAGGAAGCCAAGAAGCTTCTGACCAAGCGGGTAGACAAGGGCAAGATGGACGCCGGCAAGATGGCCGACGTACTCAACAGCATTACGCCGACCCTGAACTATGGTGATTTCAAGAACGTAGACCTGGTTGTTGAAGCGGTTGTTGAGAACCCGAAAGTGAAAGATGCGGTTCTGCGCGAAACTGAAGAGATGGTTCGTGATGACGCCATCCTGACCTCCAACACCTCCACCATTTCCATCGATCTTCTGGCCAAGAACCTGAAGCGTCCGGAAAACTTCTGTGGCATGCACTTCTTCAACCCGGTGCACATGATGCCGCTGGTTGAGGTTATCCGTGGTTCCAAGACCAGTGATCGTGCTATCGCGACCACCGTGGCTTACGCCAAGGCCATGGGCAAGACCCCGATCGTGGTCAACGATTGCCCGGGCTTCCTGGTGAACCGTGTACTGTTCCCGTATTTCGGTGGCTTCGCTGGCCTGCTGCGTGACGGCGCGGACTTCCAGAAAGTCGACAAGGTCATGGAAAAGTTCGGCTGGCCGATGGGCCCCGCTTATCTGCTGGACGTAGTTGGCATGGACACTGCCAAGCACGCCGACGAGGTGATGGCAGAAGGTTTCCCGGATCGCATGAAGTCTGATTTCAAGTCCGGCGTGGAAGTGATGTTCGAGAACAACCGTTACGGACAGAAGAACGACAAGGGCTTCTACAAGTACGAACTGGATCGCAAGGGCAAGCAGAAGAAGGTTGTCGACGAAGAAGTCTACAAGCTGCTTGAGCCGGTTGTTCAGGGTAAGAACGAGTTCAGCGACGAAGACATCATCGCCCGCATGATGATTCCTCTGTGTCTGGAAACCGTTCGCTGCCTGGAAGATGGCATTGTCGAGGATCCGGCAGATGCTGATATGGGTCTGATCTTCGGTATCGGCTTCCCGCCGTTCCGTGGTGGTGCCCTGCGCTATATCGACGACATGGGTGTAGACAAGTTCGTCGAACTGGCAGACAAGTTTGCAGATCTTGGTCCTCTGTATCATCCGACCGAGAAGCTGCGTGAAATGGCCAAGACTGGCGAAAAGTTCTTTGGCTAA